A window of Fusarium falciforme chromosome 1, complete sequence genomic DNA:
ACCAGGCATTTTCCCTCTCAAGTTGCATGGACATCACTATCCATCCTACCCTCTTCCCATCGACTGGCCTTCAGACTATATTGCAGCTGCCGACATAACGAGATTTGTGCAGGTATTCTCAGCTCATGATGCAGGAAGGAATGCAGAAGTCGTGAGTTTTGCTCCTGGCGGCATGCTCCGAGCTCTCCCAAGGTCATCCATCGGCACGCAGCAGATGAAGAGTCATTAGCCGACGACCTGACCAGGGCATTTTTCATGTCCAGCTGAAGAGGGCACATTTCTCGAGCCAATGTGCTGTTGGTCTCTGGCGTCAAGGTTTACACGTTTCTCTGTCAGATCCGCTGTCAGATCTCACTTAACATCTACCTTGCCTTCTGTCTCTTCCAGGCTTCCGAAAGTTGGTCCTGATCAATCAGGGATCTCAGTTGATGGGCGAGAAGTTGGCGGCCCCACCGATGACATCTCGTGTCGGATCGATTACTGACAGAATTCCCCCTTGCTTTTTTGGTCGTACGAGCACTGAATCGCTCACACgcacaagaagaaaaaaaaagacgccCTCCAGCTGTGAAAGGAAATGCTCGTTGTCTCACTCCAGGACTTGCTGCTTACGCATTGCTCGTCCACGAGTGGCGACAGGGGAGGGAAGACGCGATATGCACAGCATCCATCCGAGTGGCCATCTCGTTCCCCTTTTTGGTCTTCCCTACCTTCGATCTTGACTAGTTCCGCCCACCAGGGAAAGGCCATTGCCGAGTGGTATCGGGCTCGTTGATGCAACGACATCTCGAGCAGCCAAATCGAATTTTCACGTCACATTCGGACTGGAGAACCGGCTGGATTTGGACATTGTTGAGCAGCCACCGGTCATGGCACTGCCTATTACCCTTGACCAACCGACATTGCAATATCTTTCTCGTCAGTCTCGAGGCTGCCAGGTGGCTTCGGTTACCTTCCTCTAGGCTGAATGAGAATGCTActctccatcctcgccgATCTGACGCCTTGTCACACCGAGGATACGCCCCTTGGAACTTGACATCTCCGGGTTGTCAAACTCACCCAGAGGCTCGCCGCTGCCTGCCGTGGAACTTGAGCATAAGACATAGCAAACGTCATTTCTCTATGCCTTCTGCGAGAATGTTCAGCTATGGGTGGTAGGAAGATGGGTGCACGTAATGTGCTCATGACCAGTACAGCAGGCCGAGCCGAGATACTGGCTTCAATGGGTCAAAGGGGAGCTGCCATCTGCGAACAGATGCATCTACTGCCCCAGCTGTCGGCACCAGCTTTGCTCGACATCTCACAGGGGGGCGATGGACGCGAAAAGAACTTGATGCTGCATACGGAGCACTTGTTGGGTCGGTCACTGCGGAATGAGAATTTCGACAACAGGGACTCATCCTGCGACCGAGGGAAGACTGACCGAGAAGAGGCAGGACCAATCTCGATATCTCTCACCTTGACGATGCGTCACATCGAGTCTGCTATTTTGTGTTCACCTTCAGACAAACCACTTTTGGCGCCCCCTACGCCAACCTGCAGGAGTGACACTATCCTGGCAACTGCTTTCAGCTCTGTCTTGCTGAATACCGCTACCTCGTTCGCTCTCTGGCGTGCCTCATTGGTGGTCTTGTGTCTGAAGAGCACGACGGGGACTGTCTGCAACTCAAAGACATTGTGCTGGATCTTGCGACAGGCTTCTCCATCAGCATGAGGACGATCAACATCCGGACGGGCACTGAATTGATCCCAGGTCAGAGGATAAGATCGGATCGAGGGCCCAAGATCTGGCCTCGGGAGCGAATTGACCCTTGTCGGCGCAGCTGCATACGAAGCGGAGAGTGCCAGATAGGGTCAAGATATATCAGATTTGGGAACGTCACGGACTGCATTGGGCAGGGCGAGGtgcagaaggagaagagagctGGTTGGAGGAAGGAGGAAGTTGTTTCTGTCGAGGTGAGCGTCCATGTGCTGTGCTCAGATTCGCCTCGTGGAAAAATTTGTCGTCTGCAGATGATCCAACGTGTCTCGTCAACGGCAGCAGGGAGCAGGCAGGACGGAAGTCGATATCTGCATGAATCTCAACAACTCGCCCTTGTTCAGAGACAGATGGTTTGCCGGTGCCCCCCTTGCCTCATGCACATGCTTCCGGAATTGTCGACGGCCGTCAGACGTATGGTATCTTGCTCAGTCTTGATCCCTCGCATGGGCAGCCATCGTCTGGACCCAACAATCTCCACCGTCGACGGCCACAACCAGCCCCCGTTGATTATTGCTTGCACGCCACGCGCCAAGCCAGCCGCCGTTGGCCACGCGAGGCGGAAACGGCAACGGCCACGCCCTTGCGATGCCCATGCTCATCATGCTTGGTGCTGTATGCCCTGCGCATGGCCACGCGGAGCGTATGTATGGGTAGTGTGgtctcttcttgttctctCTCTCCGCCACAGGTTGATTGGGATACGCAATGCCTCGCATACAAGGTGCATCTCCTTGTctcttgttgttgtcgcGCAGCGCAGTGGTAGTCGAGACGACTGGTCTGCAGCATCACCGCCGCAGGAACCCGAAGCGCCACTGATGGCCTCTGCAGAAGAgactgcactgcactgctCTGTACGCATCATGTCATGTTTGACGGCTCGTCTGCCATCCTGACTGGCCTCCCCTTCTGCAAGAGTTGCGGTTTTTTCTCTCGaggtttttttatcttaCAAGGGTTCCCGTGGGTCTCGTCTCGCTCGCATTGAGGCCGGCTGGTTAGGTTACTGTATCTGCATCTGCATGCCAACCAACGGCTCCTTCAAGCCCTACGATGGGCTTTTGAGCACAGAATCGCATCGAGTGCAAATGCCGATTACATTTTCGTCGATGGATGGGGCCTTTGGGAAGCCTCTTTGTTCCCATTTGGCACACCCAGACTGGCCAGCCAAGTCGTCCATGTCATAGGGCTTTGCTGATCTTCAAGGATGCCCCCGTTTGGCTCGTTTCTGATTTCTCCCAGGTACCGCCCTTTCCGAGCGAGGAATCTTTTACAACACGGCATAGGTTGTAGATGCGAAGAAAGCCAAGCGTACCGGCCCATCTGCCGAGCCTTGTCGCGTGGAAACGGCGTCCAGAGGCCCGATGGGCCGAGTTTGACCAGATGGCGTCGTCTAGGTAGCCATGTGCCAACAGAGAGAGTTGGCTACTTGCTCTCTCTTTGTTGTTGGTCAACTGCACATCACATCAAAGAGCAAGCCGTTGGGCCTTGGACAAATCGAGGAATAGCCTGTTACATGTTTGCCTATCGTGTCTTCGTAGCTCCTTTATGTGTGTCTATAGTCTCGACGAATCtgcctcctcgtcttcttcccCAAAGATGTTGAGGAATGCAACGTGCACCTCTTCAGTCAAGTCACTGGCCTGGAGACTGCGGCCCTTCTTAGCAAAGGCCAGACGAGAGCACTCCTATTGACGGTGAGCATGTGATTCTTCAATGCGGCGCTGACAGATGCATCCAGTTCAGTAGCCGGGTCACTCTCGAAACAAAGAAAAGGAGATGAACCTACTCTTGTAATAGCGGCACCACCAAAAGCTGCCAGCCCAACCAGTTCATGCTCGCCGAGAGCATTCTGGCCTACATCCCAAAGACGGTCGAGATATGCTTTCCTCCACCCCAAGAAGGTTGCAATGGATCCCGTCAGGGTATCTCCCTGTCCACCGCTTCTCTTCCTGCCACCCTGGAGATCGACCGTAAGGGTTGTCTCGCCGTTGGAGATGTAGTCCTTGGCGCCCTTCTGAATAACCGTTACGCCCTCGAGCGTCTTGGCTAGAGCCTCAACCCGCGCCGTCTCGCTCGCATCCTCGCTGACGTCGACCTTGAGCGCCTCACACAGCTTGCCAAACTCGACGACGTTGGGCGTCAACACTGCGCCATCGTAACCTCTCACCAGGCCCGGATCCTTCTGCACCAGCATCAGAGCATCGGCGTCCAGCACGACGGGTGTACCTCGATTGCGCGCCGCGCGGATGACGCGTGCTACGGTAGCATGCATCAATGGATCACGGCCGAGGCCGGgcccgacgacgaggacgtgCAGCCGCGGGAGCAGGTCGATGATCTGCGCCGATATGTGCTCTGGGTCAGAGTCTGGGTCCTTAGATGTGTCCCGGGTCGCCGGGTCTTGGTTCGGGTTCGGGGCCGGGCTCTGACGCATCAGAGGATGGACCATGAGGTTCGGCGAGTACGACTTGATGACGGTCGCGGCTGCGGGTGTGCAGATGACGTGGGACTGTGAGGAGCATTGGTTAGCCAAGTTGTATATCCTAGGGTTGAGGACTTGCTACTCGCCATATCGCATCCTAGTCTTGCGCTCGCCATTGCTGAAAAGTACGGCGCACCCGTGTAGTTCTCGCTACCTCCTATGACGGCCACTCGGCCCAGCTGGCCTGCTCAGATCAGTCAGTCCACGCCGGCTGAGCCGCGAAGGTACGAACCCTTGTGGAATGATTCCAGCATCGGCGGGATGATGCGCCGCACCTTGGCCAGGACATTTTTCGTAGCGGCAGACATGTTGAGGTCCTTGGTAGACATTGCAGGATCTAGAAGTTGGTGATTTGTGTTGGAGAGAGGTCAAGTTGGAGTCGTTCGTTGCGAAGGTGGGGGAAGATCCAATTGGGATGGTTGCAGTCGGATCAGAGGATGAGCGCAATCGAGACTTGCAAGGCAATCAATTGGTGCTCCCTTTGAGAAATGGGCAAGTTTATCAAGTCTTGAGATTCATTGATGCTGAGCCTGTTTTTAACAACTTGACAATTTATGATGTCACTGTTGCGAGCTTCACCAAGCTCCCACTCCCACGTGGATCAAAAGCTCTACCCAAGAACGGCAATGCACGTCTAGCTCGTCTAAGGCTTGGACCTCAGGATAAACAGACTTATATACAAATGCCAAAATAACAGGCCATGTTTTtcataattttatatatattatttataagttttatctCATCTTCATACTTATTATGCCGAGGGTGCCTAGGGTAGGTATGCTCGCCCTTTGGCCTGGATCTGAGATCCATCGCTCCCCGTCGCTCTACTTCTTCCGCTTCCTACCACCAGCGTCTATCACCAAAGTTCGGGCGGTATATGGCCTTCTCTTCGAGAAACCTATTCTAAGTAAAGCTGTACGAGGGCTCTGTCGACAGTATGTCTGTTGAGGTGTTGCAGCAGTGTTTTATTGCGTGGGGGTGAGGGCGACCCGAGGATATTGAACAAGCCCGGGGCAAAAGTGAATGGTGTCCGAGAGCAGATCTGGTTGAAcgcctcttcttccccgagTGTAGTCTTGTAGATCGGACAGACATACCACTCAGGAGCATCCACGCCAATGGTACACCAGGTATAACCATCGACCAGATCGTGGAGTTCCTGGACGGTCTCCATGTTGCGCTTGCGGTGCCTcagagatgatgaaggggaGGAGCGGAATGGTCACAAGCCCAGCCCTTGATGAAGGGGAGAAGATACACCAGGTGTAGCCATTGACGAGGTCGCAGAGTTCCTCGGTGGTGTGCCTCAAgagatgatgaaggggaGAAGATGATCCATGATGTCAATGTTGAGAGAGCTTCAAGCTCCCATGCAGGTTAAGAGCTAAACCGAGCTAACAATAGAACAACAGAACACATACACTTACTCCTCTAAGGCTATGACTTGATAATAAACAAATTTACATAAAATACTCAGAAATAGGCAATATTTTCATAATCTTATGTAGATTATCTACCAATTCTACTACATCTTGATCATTCTTCATAATCATCCTTAGACGAGGATTTCCTCCGAGATCGCTCCCCCACACAAAACACCGCTACTGCAACAGCTCAACAGACACATTCAACGCCAGTCTCACTTGGGAATAGGCGGCAGGAACAGTATTTAGGAAAGTTGGAACAAAAGGAATCGAGGGCGTTCATTGAGTTTTGTGCTCTATTTTACAAGTGGCAATACGACGGGTGAATCTCCCTCAACTCATCCCGCCGCTCCTATCAGGCGCGACCCCTCGACTATTCCCTCCGCCTCAAGAGAGAAAACACGACTACAGTTATTCGGTATAGATAGCGACATCCCCAAAAGCCCCCGTTCTTCTCCGCGCAAGATGCTTTTGATTATATTTAACCCAGGAAGCTCTTGACGAATGTCTGGACGACGTCACGGAGCTTGGCCTCGGTCTCCTTGGACAGGGCACCCTCCTTGTCAATGGTGGCAATGAGGTCGGCCTCGTTGGTCTTGAGGTGGGCAAGGAAGTCAGACTCCCACTGGAGGATCTTGCCGACGGGAACGTTGTCAAGGTAACCGTTGACACCGGCGAAGATGAGGGGAACCATCTCGTTGACGGCCATGGGGGAGTACTGCTTctgcttgaggagctcggtGAGCTGTAGAGTGATTAGTATCTGTTTTCTTCTGGAACAATGGATTCAACTTACACGCTCACCACGGCTCAGAGTCTGCTTGGTGGCGGCATCAAGATCGGAACCGAACTGGGCGAAAGCAGCGACCTCACGGTACTGGGCCAAGAAAAGCTTCAGGGAACCAGCAACCTgcttcatggccttgagctggGCAGAGGAGCCGACACGCGAGACGGAAAGACCGACGTTGATGGCAGGTCGGATACCCTTGTAGAAAAGCTCAGACTCCAGGAAGATCTGACCGTCGGTGATGGAAATGACGTTGGTGGGAATGTAGGCAGACACATCACCACCCTGGGTCTCAATGACGGGAAGGGCAGTCATGGAACCACCACCGAGCTTGTCGTTCATCTTGGCAGCACGCTCGAGGAGACGAGAGTGGAGGTAGAAAACGTCACCGGGGTAAGCCTCACGTCCAGGGGGACGTCGGAGAAGCAGAGACATCTGTCGGTAGGCGACGGCCTGCTTGGAAAGATCGTCGTAGATGACAAGAGAGTGTCGGCCGTTGTCACGGAACCACTCACCAATGGAGGCACCTAGTCAAACAGTTAATAAATTGTTCTCGTGTTGTTCTGAAGCGCGACAACAGTTGTTGCAATGTGTTGTGAGATATCGTTCTGAAGTTCAGGATCTCGCTCACGGATGATCCATGTGGCAGGAGTGTCCATGTCCAGGGAAGGAGTATCCACTGGACCATTACACAAAGCAAAACAAAGGGCAGGAGCGACTTTAGAGCAAGGTACATACCGGTGAAGGGAGCGAGGTACTGAAGAGGAGCGGCCTCGGAGGCCGTGGCAGCAACGACGATGGAGTACTTCATGGCGTCGTTCTCCTCAAGAGTCTTGACGAGCTGGGCGACGGTGGATCGCTTCTGGCCGACGGCAACGTAGACGCAGtagagcttcttcttctcgtcgctgCTGTTGTTCCAGCGCTTCTGGTTGAGGATGGTGTCGAGACCAACGGCAGTCTTGCCGGTCTGACGGTCACCAATGATCAGCTCACGCTGGCCACGGCCGATGGGAACCATGGCGTCGAT
This region includes:
- a CDS encoding ATP-dependent (S)-NAD(P)H-hydrate dehydratase; its protein translation is MSTKDLNMSAATKNVLAKVRRIIPPMLESFHKGQLGRVAVIGGSENYTVLNPRIYNLANQCSSQSHVICTPAAATVIKSYSPNLMVHPLMRQSPAPNPNQDPATRDTSKDPDSDPEHISAQIIDLLPRLHVLVVGPGLGRDPLMHATVARVIRAARNRGTPVVLDADALMLVQKDPGLVRGYDGAVLTPNVVEFGKLCEALKVDVSEDASETARVEALAKTLEGVTVIQKGAKDYISNGETTLTVDLQGGRKRSGGQGDTLTGSIATFLGWRKAYLDRLWDVGQNALGEHELVGLAAFGGAAITRECSRLAFAKKGRSLQASDLTEEVHVAFLNIFGEEDEEADSSRL
- a CDS encoding ATP synthase subunit alpha, whose amino-acid sequence is MFRNALRQSTRAVGAVSAAGRVAAVRNAAPASINAARYYASDAKATPTEVSSILEQRIRGVQEESGLAETGRVLSVGDGIARVHGMANVQAEELVEFASGVKGMCMNLEAGQVGVVLFGSDRLVKEGETVKRTGEIVDIPVGPEMLGRVVDALGNPIDGKGPIPTKERRRAQLKAPGILPRKSVNEPVQTGLKSIDAMVPIGRGQRELIIGDRQTGKTAVGLDTILNQKRWNNSSDEKKKLYCVYVAVGQKRSTVAQLVKTLEENDAMKYSIVVAATASEAAPLQYLAPFTVDTPSLDMDTPATWIIRASIGEWFRDNGRHSLVIYDDLSKQAVAYRQMSLLLRRPPGREAYPGDVFYLHSRLLERAAKMNDKLGGGSMTALPVIETQGGDVSAYIPTNVISITDGQIFLESELFYKGIRPAINVGLSVSRVGSSAQLKAMKQVAGSLKLFLAQYREVAAFAQFGSDLDAATKQTLSRGERLTELLKQKQYSPMAVNEMVPLIFAGVNGYLDNVPVGKILQWESDFLAHLKTNEADLIATIDKEGALSKETEAKLRDVVQTFVKSFLG